The DNA sequence CTTGTTTACTTGAAAGCAAATTCAAGTATTGAGCACAGTAAAGTCACAGTTCTAGTAATATGAACAGATGGACGGATGGAGTGAGCCTGATGTCTGCTTGTTTTAGCTTTACAAAAAGGTCACAATTTATTTGATCAAGCATGCATCAGCCACACCAAGTTTGATTGAAACTCATGGGTGAACCAAAGATCATTATCTATATACTTTGCTTGGAAACTGATTAatgatatcatcaaagaaaacacaACAAAGGTGAGCATCAGATATAAACTACATGTGAGTCCATTTTCTATATACTTTGCTCCAAAACAGAATATTAGTTAATTACTTGTTACATTAAATATGGAATCTGTGCAGTGATTTCACCCCCACCTTCTGTAAAACAATTTGGCTATTCATTTCAAACTCGTTTGCCTAacaatttctctctcttacaaaaatatttctcaagttGAACAAACAAAGATGCAGTATTTATTGCTATTGCTATCTGTACAAATATTTAGTGTAACATTAAATAAACATTCATGTAGAACCAATTTTCTGGTTCTCCTATATTCTACACTAgataatagtaatactataaaataaacaacGATTCGGGTCATTGTTCAACGAACTTCATTGTTCGTTAGCATTGCTATtacaattcttctatatatatctgTAGCcattatatagaagaattgTAATAGAATTTAGCtttgtttatcatttattttcaatagcaccgaaatttattttcaatactATCACGCATCAGATTTAACATTCAATGTCTTATAGCTTCacctttgaaaataaatttcttatttcgTATGTATGAAATCACTACGAGTGTTAGAATTCCACTGACTAATATTGCAGCTCCGGCTATGATTCCTTCTCTTTTTATCTTGCTGGATTTCCCCTGTTTCTcagtattttctaaaaaatcctATATTTACagataaagagcaaaaactctgataaaataaaagaagtgaaaaacTACCTAGTTCTGAACTCACctaaattcttctatatatcttGTTGAACAAATAGCAATGCTTATTAGTAGATATTAACGTTAGCTTTGTAAGATGGAATCCATAAAACCAAACACTGTTGATCTGCTGTAAtaacaattcttctatatatttcaTTGAGAATGTGCTAAATGaacaacagaaaataaaatctaaaacaagagaaagaaatactcTGGCGTTATGCAGTGGAAGAAGCAGACAGCGAAATCAAGAGCAGACCCACGTCGACGCTGGCTCAGATTCGAAATATGTGACGAACAGCAACCGCAACAACCTATTCTTCAGTCCACGACGGCGATGACGACAGACGGAATCCTTCCGAGGATGGGTCTCTGGGGGTTCAGCTCAAGGTAGATCGCTTCGGCTTCTTTTGTTCCGTTTCCCACCTTTCTTCCATTTCATTCGTTTCCCCCCCTCCCTTtttctctaataaaatatccGGTTCCACGCCAGTTTCGCACCTGCAGTTGCATCTAGAAGAATTGATAGAAAAATAGCTATTTACATTGATTTAATATCTTTGCTAATACAAGATCTATTGAAGTGTATCCTAAGGAGCCATGCAAAAATTTTCTCTCAACGACGTAGtggaatcaattttttttcttggtattCGTGTGGCACCAAGAATGACTACTTGAAAGAGTTTTATCTCTCACATTCTACCCATTCTTTAGGTCGAGCATTAGTGAAACAACACATATTCTAATGGACCCAAACTGACTACTTCGAGAGAGTCACTCTCCAGAGATATGACAAGAAGAGAGAATGATagaggagagaagaagaagaatccagTTGCTGAATGTACTTTTCGGTTGAGAGCTTTTCCCTCCAaccatctttatttatattgagTATTCATATGAAACGATAGTGTCTAACAACATCACTTACACTTTTAGTAAGTAAAAAACGACTGCATTACAATTAATGAGAAGTAAAAGTGCTAAACGACAACATTCTACTAAAGAAACAACTAACTAATTCTATATAATACGACATCGTTCCAAGTCTGTTCTTCGAATACAACTAACAACTATCACCTTCCCTTTGCAGCATTAACCACCTTCCTTTTCTGTCTTCAAACACACAGAACCACCTCCATCCACCAACACCTTGCCCACTGCCATAACCCCTACGCAGACTGCAACCCTTCCACAACAGCAACCCTTCCACTCCAGCATCTTCTCAGCCCATAACACACCCTCCCCctttaaagcaccttgcccacaagatGGGAAAATTGTTGCCGAAGCTTCCAATAAGGTTCCCATGTCGAgtcttccactccagcaccttcCCATTGGATCAAGACTTCTACCATAGCTTTGTTGTCCCTCTCACTACTCCTACACTCAAAAATTCTCTCAGGTTGAGGCCTGAACTCTCCTTGTAAGTCAACTGGAGGTAGGGAAGAGAAATGTGTGAGCTGGTCtccaatatttttcttcaacacagaaacatgaaaaacaggaTGCAAGAGTGAATCTGAGGGCAAACATAATCGATATGCCACTTTGCCAATTCTGTGAGTAATCTGAAATGGCCCAAAATAGCGAGGTGAAAGCTTAAGATTCCTCCTAACTGCCACAGATTGCTGCCTATAGGGTTGaagtttaagataaacccaatcccccAATGAGAATTCTCTGTCAGTCCTACGCTTTTCATAATAATACTTCATTCTATCTTGAGCAAGAGATAAATTGGACTTAAGTGTTACCAAAATTTGCTCTCGAGTCTGTAATAATTGGTCCACTAACTGATTTGCAGTTAAACCAGGAATGTAGGCTTGAAGCCTAATTGGAGGAGTCCCATAAATAGTTTCGAAGGGAGTCATCTTTTTGGAAGTATGAAAGGTGGAATTATACTACCACTCAGCCAAAGAAAGCCAATCTACCCATAACTTTGGTTTATCACTAGAAAAAGATCTCAGAAAGTGTTCAAGGCACTTGTTTACAGCTTCTGTTTAGCCATcactttgagggtgatatgctaAAGAGTAAGAAAGATTAACCCCTTGCAATCTGATAAGTTCTTTCCAAAAGGAATTGGTAAATGTTGAGAAACAATCAGAACAATGGTTTTAGGTAAACCATACAGtttaaaaacattgttgaaGAATAGTGAAGCCATTTAAGCTGCTGTGAATGGATGTTTCAAGGACATAAAATGAGCATATTTTGACAACCTCTCCCCCACAACCATAATAACAGAATACCCCTTAGAAATGGGCAAACCctcaacaaaatccattgagaGGTCAGTCCATATTTGCtcaggaataggtaagggctgTAAAAAAACCAGCTGGGAGGAGATTTTGGATCTTATTTCTTAGGCAAGTTTCACATTCACGAATAAACTGCTTGACATCATGCTTGAGACTAGGCCAATAAAAATCCACTCTAGCTCTATGCAAACATTTGTGAAAACCAGAATGACCAGCAGCAGGACTAGAGTGTAAGTAATTCAAAATTTGTTGCTTCAATGGTAGAGAGTCAGGCACATAAATTCTgtctttcttaaacaaaatgCCATGTCTTAGTTTGAATGAAGAATTAGAAGTAGGATCAAACTGCAATGCAGTAATTATGCACATCCTGATCTACATCATAAGCTGCTTTTAATTCTGAGAGCCATGTTGGTGTAGGAAATGATAAGGCTGCCAACTCTCCAAGCTCATCAACCTGATCTTTACAAGACAAGGCATCAGCCACCTTGTTCTCCACACCTTGCTTATACTCAATCGTAAACTCATAACCAAGGAGCTTAGAAAGCCATCTCTGCTGAGCAATAGTGCCAATCTTCTGGTCAAGCAAATATTTAAGGCTATGGTGATCAGTTTTGATCACAAAAGCACTTCCTAAAAGATATGGCCCCCACTTCTTAACAGCTAGCACTAAGGCCAAAAACTCTTTTTCATAAATGAAAAGAGTTaaatttttccctttcaaaGCTTGACTGAAAAAGGCTAAGCGCCTTTGGTCTTGCATCAAAACTGCTCCTATACCAGTTGCACAAGCATCGCATTCAATGACAAATGCTTTGGTGAAGTCAGGCAAGGCAAGAACATGAGGTCTAGTGACAGCAActttcaaatcattaaaaaacttaGTAGCAGAATTTGTCCAAACAAAAGcatctttttttaacaaagaagTCAAAGGGGCAGAAATTTGACCATAGCCCCTAATGAATTTTCTATAGTAAcctgtcaagcctaaaaaaCCCCTTAATGACTTTAGGTTTTTAGGTATTGGCCAAGTAACCACAGACTCCAACTTTTTAGGGTTTGCCCTCACTCCTTCATTTGAAATCAAATGGCCCAAATATTCTATTTCTTGACATGCAAATTTACACTTAGATTGTTTAGCATAAAGTTGATGATGCTGTAAAGTTTGCAAAACAGTAGAAAGATGATCCAAATGAGATGACATGTCCTTGCTGTAAACtagtatgtcatcaaagaaaaaaatcacaaactgtCTAAGGAATGGCCTAAAAACTTCATTCATGAGGCCTTGAAATGTTGAAGGGGCATTAGTGAGACCAATGGGcattacaagaaattcataatgcccttcaAGAGTTCTGAATGCAGTCTTATCAACATCCTCATCCCTCATGCGTATCTGATGATAACCTGCCCTAagatccaatttagaaaaaattgtagaacctgaaagttcatccaagagctcatccaCAATAGGAATGGGGTATTTGTCTTTAATAGAGGCTTCATTTAAGGccctataatcaatgcacattctccatgtgccaTCAGACTTCCTGACTAGCAAAACAGGACAGAAGAAAGGTG is a window from the Juglans regia cultivar Chandler chromosome 7, Walnut 2.0, whole genome shotgun sequence genome containing:
- the LOC118348951 gene encoding uncharacterized protein LOC118348951 encodes the protein MTPFETIYGTPPIRLQAYIPGLTANQLVDQLLQTREQILVTLKSNLSLAQDRMKYYYEKRRTDREFSLGDWVYLKLQPYRQQSVAVRRNLKLSPRYFGPFQITHRIGKVAYRLCLPSDSLLHPVFHVSVLKKNIGDQLTHFSSLPPVDLQGEFRPQPERIFECRSSERDNKAMVEVLIQWEGAGVEDSTWEPYWKLRQQFSHLVGKVL